taatccgagcaccgcgggtgtccaaaagataaacaagacttagtccaaaattggcttgcgttcacacagtgagtttattctggtcaagcggactaaactagcccacgatgttgattattgggtcatgcatcggcgaaccttaccattgctggttccggtttgttacattgtccatgcgttttccacagggtttcgatccgctatcgtctctACAAACCTCATGCGTCATCATGTATTCCATCTTTAAAGACGGCAAAATCACTTCATATCCTTGCTTGGCCCTAGCACAAACGCAATTCTATTGTGCCCGCTGAAGTTTTCTGTTCCGCACTGCCCTCGATGAACGAAACATTTACACGTTGTTGTTgaaagcttcaaattattttcgagtgtgaacttttgtaaatatatcacaacttagtcattgagaagtcgtagcctacacacattctcatgttacgttaaaaattgtttttcaattcaacattagtctggtactcgtataactgttacgtaaagttgttgagggcaggaaccagatacaacctagctttcgaacccaaactttggtctTAATATTGTCAATCCCGTGTGTGTAGCTTAGCTGTGATTAGATGccactttcttcaaagcaaaacccGTTCGTTATCATAAAGTAGCGTTGCGCACAgaagaagtgaatttaaaaactaaaaagtgctactaaaaatgagaacttgttttcgtgcgacgtccgtttcaaacattttcggcGAAGGGGAATACCGGGCCCCAACACTTAATGGTAACAGAAAGGGAAGGCAGCGGAGAGACGCAAGGAGATACTATAGTATAGCTCCATGGATTCATGCAGACACCACCCAATACTCGCTGCAGATCCATCCATACACgtggaatgacgtcacctttgttgccgcggtcatttgggctaaaatagaccggatgtagcaggtcagttgcgttccaacgatggtttactgggcctcgcagcgggggttggtcgtaaaacctgggctaagttaggctagtccaccaattttttgggtttagtttagcccagctcagtggatcaaattaaccctcgcggaccagaatattgcgttcccacgcagggttagtttagcacttttggattaaggactagtttaaccccacgtctgaacgtaccctaagaacctacatgtagtattaatattatttcttgGTTGTTTATTTCTTGGTTGTTTATTTCTTCGTTGTTTATTTCTTGGTTGTTTATTTCTTGGTTTATCAGGAGATGGAGGAGGAGAATGAAGTTCTTTATGAAGAGCTGAGTAAATTAACTTTGGATCATAAGAAATCATTAGAGAAGATGAAATCACTGGAGCATCAGCTACAACAAGCCAGCATGGTAAGCAGGATCCAATGTCAAGAAAACACGCATTTCTTGTTCGAAAAGACGGTCAGTTTATATTATTGTGTAGCCCGTACATAGTTGTTCATTATTTGATTGCTGCACCACACCACCTTTCATCCTTTGCATTGCCGTAAACAAaagcaaatcaaattttgtttaaatattaaaactgtttattctttaatttcattttagGGTCATGGAGACAATCTCAGGAATCAGGAATTCGAAGAGGAGGTACTTTTGATAAACATTGTATATTAATTACGCttatattaaagacagtggacactattggtaattgtcaaagactagccttcacatttgatgtatctcaacatatgcataaaataacaaacctgtgaaaatttgagctcaatcggtcatcgaagttgcgagataataatgaaagaaaaaaacacccttgtcacaggaagttgtgtgcgtttacatggtcgatttagagacctcaagttctaaatctgaggtctcgaaatcaaattcgtggaaaattacttctttcacgaaaactatggcacttcagagggagccgtttctcacaatgtttataccatcaacctctccccattactcgtcaccaagaaaggttctatgctaataattattttgagtaattaccaatagtgtccactgcctttaattgtgtaTGTTTGAAAGTAATGTTGTCACCTCCTTTACTATATTATATGATTCCATGctttttacaattgtttttgcatttttgatgtAGTCTTTGTCTGGTGTAATTATTTTATGTGTAATCAAGTTTACCTATTTACTGCTTGCCTGTTTGGGGTTCCCTTTTGCTCCACAATGTATTTTGATGATTGTGCAATAAActactaaactaaactaaaaatgTAGATTAATATTAGAAAGGAATTTCACTGAACTAGTTTACAGACTGTGGAATtttatttaatgtaattttgttgaattaAATGTGTTGAGGTCACTGTGGTTCAGTGCTTTCTTTACAGAGTTTAAAAGCTGAATGTGATAGacatttctttttcatttttttaaggaCATTTATAAGCAATATCTGCAAAAATATATTCATCTTGTCTCATTTACATTTGTTGAACTAcatttaatgtaatttgtttttaattcatttttgtttgtcactGTAGTTTAGTGCTTACTTTACAGAGTTTCAAATTAGAATTTATTCAATATTTCTTATTCCTGTTTAGTTTGAGAACATGAAGCGATATTTGCAGATGGAGAAAGATAAAAGAACAAAAGCTGAGGCCGAAGTTGATGTCCTCAAGGCACGTCTTGTGTCAGGCGGGGTGAGTGTTAGTCATAGAACTCTTGTTTTTACTCTTTGCTGTTTTACATTTTTCTGACATTTTACAATATTGTCAATTGTTGTAATCCATATAATATGGGATTTGATACATTGCATAGTGTGATATCAATGTATTGATATCTACTTGCTTGGTAGATTatattcttttgagaacttgtctcgcAATATATTCTACTATGGCGTTGATTTTTAGAGAAGATTatattcttttgagaacttgtctcgcAATATATTCTACTATGGCGTTGATTTTTAgagaatttgggagacttctcagttctgaaaagaactgtcttgcttattaactactacctgggcggaaattaggaaatgaataaataaacacaacaaatgtagtatttttgttgttatgatAGTTATTATAatgatgtttaatttgttttttttgtagggaTCTGTAACTGAAGATGACACTGAAGTTGACAGTAACTGGGGAGACAGTGACGATGATCTCTTTGATCTTCCAGGTAAAAAGCAAATCTTCAATCTGTTCAAAATTTCTGGTTATAGAGTTAAGGCCAAAAGATCATTTTGAACAGGACTTGTTCTATGTGTTTTCTAACTGTAAATCATCcaagttttgaaaaatttgcaaaaacGTCAGtcaattgtatttaaaaaatttcTGTTTAGTCATTGGGAAAGAGTCTGCTTTGGTCTCACTCGAAGCCAAATATCATTGATTTAATATCAATCAAAAAATTCACTTGGACCTCTAAGTATTTTATAAAGCACCTTCTTAGCACTTTCTTTCATCataatattagtattattcaattcaattcatcaacatttatttccacattgtTTAATAATTTTCATTGTTTCTCCAAGGAATTGGTGGGTCTCCAGTAAAGGTCAAACCAGCCAAGAGGATGGATACGGCCCATAAAGTTAACGGTGAAAGTACTGGACTAGTGGCCATCTTACGCAGCCAGATTGTATCCCTACGCCAAGAAAATGAGGAGCTGAAGAAGAAGGTTAGAGTACGAGTTAGAGTGTTAAATTTTTACTTGATTTTTCACAACcaatacttttctttgcttCAACTTTTGCTTTAACCTCGTTTTGTATACTTTTAGGGCAATTCCACTATTGCTCAGAATAACACAGAGGTCAGacatttaataattattgttatctGTGGCGATGTAATTTGTGTGACTGTGGAAATGCCTGTTACTGTTAAAAGAAGTTCACATTattaacctgtttttgctaaatACTGCcaaaaagttattattattttttcttaattttcgTTCGTACAACAAATAATTCTTCAAAACTTTAACCTTATGGGTCGTATCCATTCTCTTAGCTGGTATGACCTTAACTGGTGACCCCCAATAAAAGTACTTCTCAACTGAGCCTTCTATTAAGACTTATTTATACATATTAGCATATTTTTAGCATACATTATAATAAACACTTTCCCGTTTTCTGAGAAAAACACAGGCAGAActgggggaaagtactgagttctTGCTTTATACACAACAGTGtaggggtaaaaacaaattgtattcttAATCCTGCAAAACCTAAGATCTATTATTCTTATTAAGTACATGAATATGTAAATTAAGGTATTATTTTACTTTCTGTAGTCCAACAGAAATACTCCTTCGGAATTTGACAGCAGTCGAGTAGCTGAGCTTGAGGATGAAGTAGCTTCGCTAAGGGAGGAATTGGAGGATGTTGAAGGGCGTGATGTAGTCTCAATGGACGACTACAATGAGCTGAAGGAAACTAACAGACTAGAGATGGCAGAACTTAATCAAAACATTAAGATACTGATGGATGAGATTGCTAACATATCACAAAGGGTGAGTTTCAAGCTCAAGCTTTCTCTTATACACAGATCATTTTCTTTCGCCGCTCCATTTCTTTGGAATCGTCCCTTTGTGTGCATATTCACCAGGCTAGCTCTTTggaaactcatttgtttgaagctacttatttgtaatctgcttatttgtaattgtatctttctctcattatatatttgtttgttctctgtatgcgcttagaggctttgcATTACGCACTTTACAGATAAACTTGTTACTTCTGGTTTAGCTTTGGTTTCCGCTGAGACTTTTTCGGATAATATAAgaagattgtttgtttttggcttaTTAGCTAGAACACTGATAACATTTGTAAGTTTGCCTTTCGGAGATTCCTTAGCATCACAACCAGATTCAATATAATAGATGAAATAAATTCCTACAAGTTGATTGATAGTTATTATTCATCCTTTTTTTTCAGCTTGCCGTATCCACAGATGAAAATGAGAGACTGAAACGAAAGATTGCTCAAGACGGAAGAAAGACCCCTACCCCTAACCACACCTCGTTGAGTAACCTCCAGAATCAGTATGATGACCTCCTCCAGCAGAGAGAAGACCTTAAGGACTCCATCAATAAACAATCTCAAGTCCTGTCCGATCAGGCGATTGAATATGAACGCTTGAAGGGCAAGCACGAAGAGGTCGTCGCTGAAAACAAGCAGCTTGTGAATGCGCTGAGTGAACAAACAGTCAATGGCACGACATCGGAGGAGTCTGAAGTTCTCTCTGCTGAGAATGCCAGACTGGAGAGAATGGTTGCCAAACAGTCCAAAGCAATCGCCCAGCAGAGTGAACGGGGGAGACGAGATAAGCAGAAGTACGCAGAGCTCGTTGCAGAGCGGGATCAACTCCGAAAGGAAATGAAAGGAAGGACAAACGGCAGCTATGACAGTCTTGATAAGGACTCTTACGACGACCTCGTCGATGAGAACCATAGACTAAAACACAGCATTAAGATGCACGAGGCTAGCCTTGCCAGCAGCCCCGATAAGAGTCACTGCGATCAACTAACCAAAGAGAACTGGAGGCTTCAGGACGAAGTCCGAAAACAAGACGACGAGATGATCCAGCTACGGAGAGAAGTTAGGAACTCACAGAAAAATAAAAGCAATGGACAGACGGAAAAAGAATCCACAGATAGCAGGATACTCCAGGAGAAGATTAAGCGACTGGAAGGGGATGATCTTCAGAGGAGTGAAGAGGCCAGGAAGTTCACCGAGCTGGTCGCTGAGAACCTTCAGCTTCAGAACACTGTCCGTGAACAGGCAGAGCTCTTTGAGAGCCAGTTGCCTGCCTCGATCGGGTTTAGTAAGAAACGCTACACTGAGCTCCTGACTGAGAACAGGAAACTGAAAGCTCAGTTAGCTAAGGAGAGCCCCGACAGGGGGATGAGAAGTAGAAGTCAGGACGACTTGGAGGTGGTCAGGAGGGAGGTTGAGACGCTTCAGCAAAAGGTACTGGAGAGCGATTCTAAATACAGGCACATTGTCACCGTGTACAGGTCACATCTACTCAGTGCCATACAGGTAAGAAATTCTCCAAATCGAAAATTAAAGACACGTTTTGGAACTCTGCCAATCTGTCTTAAGTAATTGGCAAATATTTATTGGATCTAAAGCAGGCATTTAGGTTTTAAAAGAGGAAAGATAGTGGCAATGAATGCCAAACTTGTtggttgaaatattttttcaacCTTTCCCCCCTAAAAATATCATT
Above is a genomic segment from Asterias rubens chromosome 10, eAstRub1.3, whole genome shotgun sequence containing:
- the LOC117295766 gene encoding ankycorbin-like isoform X2 — encoded protein: MFKKLKKGRDKEGEWGKNDDKLIQAVEAGDIEKLQAALAKKGTSPIKMDPDGRVPLHLAAELGQFGCLDIMIQLGTTVAAADSQVLGGHSDCVKILLKARASVDTSEEFGRTALMMAAQLGNLTISKDLIEKGARVNDQDHLQRTSLMIACEHTHKDVVDLLVKRGARTDLIDAQGYDAAYYAEETADQDLKESLESAPSVATWDVKGADEADDEPKADSIDYVDHFDAKRCDSPIPITPRQQNGNLHQMTVSNQHVANTSPSSAKLAQHSKEIKEMEEENEVLYEELSKLTLDHKKSLEKMKSLEHQLQQASMGHGDNLRNQEFEEEFENMKRYLQMEKDKRTKAEAEVDVLKARLVSGGGSVTEDDTEVDSNWGDSDDDLFDLPGIGGSPVKVKPAKRMDTAHKVNGESTGLVAILRSQIVSLRQENEELKKKSNRNTPSEFDSSRVAELEDEVASLREELEDVEGRDVVSMDDYNELKETNRLEMAELNQNIKILMDEIANISQRLAVSTDENERLKRKIAQDGRKTPTPNHTSLSNLQNQYDDLLQQREDLKDSINKQSQVLSDQAIEYERLKGKHEEVVAENKQLVNALSEQTVNGTTSEESEVLSAENARLERMVAKQSKAIAQQSERGRRDKQKYAELVAERDQLRKEMKGRTNGSYDSLDKDSYDDLVDENHRLKHSIKMHEASLASSPDKSHCDQLTKENWRLQDEVRKQDDEMIQLRREVRNSQKNKSNGQTEKESTDSRILQEKIKRLEGDDLQRSEEARKFTELVAENLQLQNTVREQAELFESQLPASIGFSKKRYTELLTENRKLKAQLAKESPDRGMRSRSQDDLEVVRREVETLQQKVLESDSKYRHIVTVYRSHLLSAIQDSLDPKVKESLLKISKIRKGEEFV
- the LOC117295766 gene encoding ankycorbin-like isoform X1 — translated: MFKKLKKGRDKEGEWGKNDDKLIQAVEAGDIEKLQAALAKKGTSPIKMDPDGRVPLHLAAELGQFGCLDIMIQLGTTVAAADSQGCTVLHYAAMGGHTDCVQRLVQAGAPLNAKEVTGKTALHLAVLGGHSDCVKILLKARASVDTSEEFGRTALMMAAQLGNLTISKDLIEKGARVNDQDHLQRTSLMIACEHTHKDVVDLLVKRGARTDLIDAQGYDAAYYAEETADQDLKESLESAPSVATWDVKGADEADDEPKADSIDYVDHFDAKRCDSPIPITPRQQNGNLHQMTVSNQHVANTSPSSAKLAQHSKEIKEMEEENEVLYEELSKLTLDHKKSLEKMKSLEHQLQQASMGHGDNLRNQEFEEEFENMKRYLQMEKDKRTKAEAEVDVLKARLVSGGGSVTEDDTEVDSNWGDSDDDLFDLPGIGGSPVKVKPAKRMDTAHKVNGESTGLVAILRSQIVSLRQENEELKKKSNRNTPSEFDSSRVAELEDEVASLREELEDVEGRDVVSMDDYNELKETNRLEMAELNQNIKILMDEIANISQRLAVSTDENERLKRKIAQDGRKTPTPNHTSLSNLQNQYDDLLQQREDLKDSINKQSQVLSDQAIEYERLKGKHEEVVAENKQLVNALSEQTVNGTTSEESEVLSAENARLERMVAKQSKAIAQQSERGRRDKQKYAELVAERDQLRKEMKGRTNGSYDSLDKDSYDDLVDENHRLKHSIKMHEASLASSPDKSHCDQLTKENWRLQDEVRKQDDEMIQLRREVRNSQKNKSNGQTEKESTDSRILQEKIKRLEGDDLQRSEEARKFTELVAENLQLQNTVREQAELFESQLPASIGFSKKRYTELLTENRKLKAQLAKESPDRGMRSRSQDDLEVVRREVETLQQKVLESDSKYRHIVTVYRSHLLSAIQDSLDPKVKESLLKISKIRKGEEFV